A window from Onychostoma macrolepis isolate SWU-2019 chromosome 07, ASM1243209v1, whole genome shotgun sequence encodes these proteins:
- the LOC131543961 gene encoding uncharacterized protein LOC131543961 isoform X1: protein MKTDWHVSVTMEDKNNYSDPDISDTSTEIHFYDPYMDGTHHSSSSYIRLCIFLITSVCVGLPALVWASRLLYLHMKIREQISSFIVLLLLSDLIQLLLTPLMILLMILNWTPGLFQFWPGLYWCGFHLHQLVALEGVLTLKYPLFSARIFSCPCYTIIFIFVFAFSVQSALFFFMEPFVNTIILLFNIGSSLVSLSLLAVSFTITGKASSTPVSENTRLVFTVAVFTFVWLYSPFMLFICVNLIMDGVHTSWFVMCLCLMSLRVISDPILCVLVCRGNLRDVQIPQTHIEHNADQMSVSSATRGVF from the exons ATGAAGACCGACTGG caTGTCAGTGTGACCATGGAAGATAAAAATAACTACAGTGATCCTGACATCTCTGACACATCAACTGAAATACATTTCTATGATCCATATATGGATGGAACACATCATTCTTCAAGTTCTTACATCAGACTGTGTATCTTCCTCATCACTAGTGTTTGTGTGGGTCTGCCAGCTCTGGTTTGGGCTTCTCGGCTTCTTTATCTTCACATGAAGATCAGAGAGCAAATCTCATCCTTCAtcgtcctcctcctcctcagtgACCTGATACAACTACTCCTCACTCCATTAATGATACTGCTAATGATATTAAACTGGACCCCTGGGCTTTTCCAGTTTTGGCCAGGGTTATATTGGTGTGGTTTTCATCTGCATCAGCTGGTGGCTCTAGAGGGGGTTTTGACACTGAAATATCCACTGTTTTCTGCTCGTATTTTCTCATGCCCCTGTTATACCATAATCTTCATCTTTGTGTTTGCCTTTTCTGTACAgagtgctttattttttttcatggaaCCATTTGTAAATACgatcattttgttatttaatattgGCTCAAGTTTGGTATCTCTGAGTTTATTGGCTGTATCATTTACAATCACCGGTAAAGCCTCTTCCACTCCTGTCAGCGAAAACACACGTTTAGTGTTCACTGTTGCTGTTTTTACCTTTGTATGGCTGTATTCACCATTCATGTTGTTCATCTGTGTGAATTTAATCATGGATGGAGTCCATACATCTTGGTTTGTGATGTGTCTCTGTTTGATGAGTTTGAGAGTGATTTCAGACCCTATTCTGTGTGTTTTGGTCTGCAGAGGAAATCTCAGAGATGTTCAGATACCACAAACACACATCGAACACAACGCTGATCAGATGTCAGTTTCATCAGCCACCAGAggtgttttttga
- the LOC131543961 gene encoding uncharacterized protein LOC131543961 isoform X2 has product MHVSVTMEDKNNYSDPDISDTSTEIHFYDPYMDGTHHSSSSYIRLCIFLITSVCVGLPALVWASRLLYLHMKIREQISSFIVLLLLSDLIQLLLTPLMILLMILNWTPGLFQFWPGLYWCGFHLHQLVALEGVLTLKYPLFSARIFSCPCYTIIFIFVFAFSVQSALFFFMEPFVNTIILLFNIGSSLVSLSLLAVSFTITGKASSTPVSENTRLVFTVAVFTFVWLYSPFMLFICVNLIMDGVHTSWFVMCLCLMSLRVISDPILCVLVCRGNLRDVQIPQTHIEHNADQMSVSSATRGVF; this is encoded by the exons atg caTGTCAGTGTGACCATGGAAGATAAAAATAACTACAGTGATCCTGACATCTCTGACACATCAACTGAAATACATTTCTATGATCCATATATGGATGGAACACATCATTCTTCAAGTTCTTACATCAGACTGTGTATCTTCCTCATCACTAGTGTTTGTGTGGGTCTGCCAGCTCTGGTTTGGGCTTCTCGGCTTCTTTATCTTCACATGAAGATCAGAGAGCAAATCTCATCCTTCAtcgtcctcctcctcctcagtgACCTGATACAACTACTCCTCACTCCATTAATGATACTGCTAATGATATTAAACTGGACCCCTGGGCTTTTCCAGTTTTGGCCAGGGTTATATTGGTGTGGTTTTCATCTGCATCAGCTGGTGGCTCTAGAGGGGGTTTTGACACTGAAATATCCACTGTTTTCTGCTCGTATTTTCTCATGCCCCTGTTATACCATAATCTTCATCTTTGTGTTTGCCTTTTCTGTACAgagtgctttattttttttcatggaaCCATTTGTAAATACgatcattttgttatttaatattgGCTCAAGTTTGGTATCTCTGAGTTTATTGGCTGTATCATTTACAATCACCGGTAAAGCCTCTTCCACTCCTGTCAGCGAAAACACACGTTTAGTGTTCACTGTTGCTGTTTTTACCTTTGTATGGCTGTATTCACCATTCATGTTGTTCATCTGTGTGAATTTAATCATGGATGGAGTCCATACATCTTGGTTTGTGATGTGTCTCTGTTTGATGAGTTTGAGAGTGATTTCAGACCCTATTCTGTGTGTTTTGGTCTGCAGAGGAAATCTCAGAGATGTTCAGATACCACAAACACACATCGAACACAACGCTGATCAGATGTCAGTTTCATCAGCCACCAGAggtgttttttga